A region of the Litchfieldia alkalitelluris genome:
TTGATTTTTATGAAGTGTTTCGATGATATGGATAATTTGCTCATCATAGTAATTCTCGGAAACATTTAGTATCTCTTCTTGATTCCAAATGCGTAATACTTCTTTTGATTGAGATAAATTCTCCCAGTCTTTTATAAACTGTTCCTTTTTATGATGTGGTAAGAGATTTTTTGCCTTATTACGCTCAAATAAAACTTTCAAATCAATAGGTTGAACTTGGCTTGTATGGGATATAAGTTCTCTACTATGATCTGGCATAATATCTTCTGTATATGAATCAGTCGAATTTATTATATAGATATTATTAGCTTTATTTCTCAGTAAATAAAGGATATAACGTAATCCAATTTGTTCTTCAGCATTATTTGCTGTCCAAATAAAGACGGGTGCTTGCTCTGATATATCATCGATTTCTAAAAGAGTATTTGCAAACTTGTTACAATACTGATAGTCATCTTGGTCCTCAAAGTTAATATGGTCATAAAACCAATCCTTACGGTAAGATTGTCCTATTCTCTCATGTAAGCTCCAAAGAGGACCGATAGAGAAGGGATCTTGAAAGCCAATAACGTGCTTTGGTCGGTCTATT
Encoded here:
- a CDS encoding DUF1835 domain-containing protein, encoding MDPLRGSGYFINQQDLNLITIEINKQIKEQKSNTLDKDNYIVVPVHIVSSESAAGAIRVGIDRPKHVIGFQDPFSIGPLWSLHERIGQSYRKDWFYDHINFEDQDDYQYCNKFANTLLEIDDISEQAPVFIWTANNAEEQIGLRYILYLLRNKANNIYIINSTDSYTEDIMPDHSRELISHTSQVQPIDLKVLFERNKAKNLLPHHKKEQFIKDWENLSQSKEVLRIWNQEEILNVSENYYDEQIIHIIETLHKNQERKDFIKTVIVIAEFMDNSNELVNVFYLEYRIRELIYNGKLELKGVPKSMRHYSVKLK